In the genome of Primulina tabacum isolate GXHZ01 chromosome 13, ASM2559414v2, whole genome shotgun sequence, the window TATTACACCGTAGAAACCGACAGTCAATATCAATGCACCAACCAAACTGCAGGAACATCCAAACAGATTCCTTAAATGTTTAAAACCTGTATCCAAGATTCGTTTCGTAGAAACAAAATGTTAAACCATGTAGTATAATGACTAGGAGTACCTTCCGAGGTAGAAAACATCGTTCATAAAGACGACTCCAATGAAAATAACGATGATAATTGTTGAAGGCTTGAATAGAGAAACAAAGAGGGGACCTCTCTTACATATGCACCAAGCAGTCACATAGAGCCTGAACGCTATGTTAATCATTGCCTGAAAATAAAATCTTGAAACATTATCAGCAAATATCAACTTGAACGCCAGTTCAACTACATTTTTTTTATACGATGGGGGATTGGGGATCCTATTTGCATCTAATCTAAATCTAAATTACCCACACAAGTGGTATTTTAAGACCATAACTACATTCTACTAAAAATGTGATTATATTCAGAAATAATAATCGCCCTTGTTATAATATGTGACTGCCATGCAGCACAAGAATCAACATGTAGCGTTTGGTCTATATATGGTTTATACAATTTGAGTAGCAAACTAATGCAGTTACTGGGATTGTTTGGGGCGATTTTTATGTGGCTTTCTATGTACCAAAGCAACTGAGATGTGAAGTTTGTGTTACTatatacattaaaatatttgagttgtattgttatcACCAATTATACCACTTGGTACAATGAAAATTGCTTGCATTGTTCATACATATGATGTAATGAAGATGGAGGGAGATGATTGGACCATTTGCTTACCGAATAAAGAATTGCAGTTAATCCTACAACTGTTTCGATTTTCCAAGAAGTTGCATCTCTTTGAACAATGAGAGAAACAAGTGAAGCTTGAATAGTTACAAAAAGGCAGTAAAAAGCGACTATGAACATCTCAGCCGGGTACATCTGCAGTATGGAAGCCTGAAACATGAccaatataattttatattaagtctGTCTTTTATTTTAGTGCAATTTCAAAGTTCATGAAGGTGATTTGACGTGATTCGAACCTGTAATATGCACCAGGATGCAGTGAAGAAAGCTGAGGAAGAAAGCAAAACTCCTCCCAGAACCCAATTTGGTTCTGACGACAAATAAAGTTGTGAATGAAGTCCAGAACTCAACGGCCTATTGAGTAATGCTGGTCCCTTATAGAAAGTGACAACAAATGCTCCGGCAATGGAGATGGCAGTGCCACCCAACTTCGCGATGCTACTTATCCTTCTCCAATCTACTTCTTCCATTCTAAACCAAACTTTTATGTCAATGTCTGGTGATACGTGTGAGTTTGGATGCATAGGCACTTGATGAAGATAAGAAACTtatttaaacataacatatttTAGTGTTCTTTTTTCCGGAAAAACAATAGCAGTTTTGCACTTGGTATAGtagaatgaaatttttttaaaaataaattcaaagagaaGCTGAAGCAGTAGCTCTAAATTCTGATTCCAAATTTTCTAGCTTTCTGCTTTTGGATTTTTCAAAAAGTAAAAAGCAAACCAACATTTTAAAAAAGGTTTTTCTTAAATCAACTTCTCCATATCTGTGATCCGTGTTAGGGTCCCGGGTGTCCAAGTTGATGGAACAGGTGTACTTGTAACCAATTAATCACAATTTTATTCCCTACTAACATCTTATTGGGCGAACTTGTTATACAAGGTTTGCCTAGTGCGATTTAACTAATTGACATGGTTTGCAGGTTACTGTGTTTAGCCTGAGAGTTATCCAGTGCTAAGTGCTGCGAGTTCTCccttacaaaaaataaaaccacaaattttttttttaaaaaaaacaatttcaaaTGAAGCAAAACAACTAGGCAACTAATGGGAGCTATAGAACGAAATTCTCTTTCCTCTTGAACGAGTGCAATATCAGAGAACAAATGCAACCTGAAAATAATGGCAAGGATGAACGTGAATGCTGGTACCAGATTCAACAACGCGGTACCAAGTGTTGGAGAGCTATAGTTTATGCCAGCATAACTGCCAATCTCTGCAAAACATCTAACAAAACAAGAATGGTAAACTTAGTCAGCGTCCGTATATTATTgggtaaaaaaaatgtttagacTAAAAAATTTGAGGTTTGATAGTCCTTATTTACATGGCAACAAGATGTTTGATTTGTAACCAAATGAGAAAACCAGATGAACAAGAGTTAGAGGCCATCTCTGGTGATGGCGGTGGCAAATGTTACTGATCTTGTTTTCACACGAGATTTTCCTTTACATGACTGACTACCTAAGAGATTTAAAATTTCCAGCTTGTCTCATGCTGTGAAAACCAAGTGCAGCATATGGCACCCATAAAACATCTAGTGTGTATAATTCTTAGATGAGATGGAAAAGCCCATTTCAAAAACATTGCATTTTCTACAAACGATGTCCAATTGATACGAAATAGAAAAGTGCAAGCACAAATCGTTCCTAAGAAATAAGTCATTGGCATTATTTCTACTTGAGTGGGATGTAGCTTCCATCATCTTTCTATATCATTTCCTTATATTTCTTAATACACCTAAAGAAATCGAATTTCTTAATTCCAAGAGACATTCTATACTGTCAATATAAGATGCACGACGCGAGCTAAATACCCATAGACCATCAAATATACAAAAAGGCCATGTTTCATATATCTCATAATCCAACAATAAAACGCACGTGTTGCATTTTCCCAGCCAAGCATAAATCATCCATTTCAAATTTTCCAGCTAATTAATCAAGAGAGCAAACCGTGAAATTAACCACCATTCTCCGATTCCCTTTATTCAAGTTACCTATCTACCTATGCATTATTTtcttgacatccattgacaCACAATCAACGCATTTTTGCCCAAAAATATGGCACACAACCGAAGAGATCACACTCTCGGTATGAAATTAGCAGCACAGATAGCACAACTAATTCAGTAAATAACTTACCCAAACATAGCAAGTAAGAAAATTCTCCAGAGAACAGGAAAAGATAAAGGTGGGACCTTTGACCTGCAAATAATTGAACACCCAAAACccatcaaaatattttcttgaaaatcaGAAATACCCATTACCCATAAACATAAAGCACCAAAAAGGATCACCTGTGAAAAAGAAAGGCGGTTGGAAAAAGAGTAAGAGTGGCTAAACCATTAGAATACACAGATAAAGTGTAAAAGCTTGTGCCTTCGGACATGGCCATCTTGCTTATTATCATGCTGATGGCTAAAGCAGAAACTGCAGAAATCATTCCTACGAAAGGCAGCGAGGTCTCAATCCATGGCCACTGCCTCAGCGCCATGATCGGTTTCAGCTGCTTCGATGAATGGGCAACGTGTTTAGCGTGGGAGTTTGGACGTTTTGACTATATGATAATGATCTTTGGTTGGCTGCTACGCTTCTTTCAAAATGAATGGCCATcgaattaatatttatttccaaattctgtatatatatatatatattgtatttcCAAATTCTGTATATAATATATCTATTCTATCTATGCTATTTTATTAAGGTTGAGCACATGATAGTAACTACTTTGGAGGAcaccaattttttcttccagttttacccttatatgatactaatattacacttttgttttttgttattttgttttttatttcaaatttcaacacatatttttatttttattttttatttcaacaattcaaatataaatttagTCACTCCATAAATTGTCAAATTACATTTTAGTTCAtctataatgataaaaaaatttgtagacACACGCATCGCATGTGCATAGTAActagtatatataatatttcagTTGCCCAAGTTTAATCTTTAAAATCATTCGGTAATCAAAGGGCATGTATCGATTGATCTCTcagtataaataattattacatcacaacaatattttttttaaaattaaattaaattaatgcatgaattatccataattatcaaattgatatatattatcattattttaacgttcatgaaaaattaaaaaaactgaTATATGGATTctaaaattattgaatttattgtgAAAAATTCTTTTTACATTTTATAAGTGAAAATATTTACTTTTAGCTTTTATCTCTTCAAATTTGAACATTTAGGAACTAACTAGTAAATACTTCAAATGTAAATATTGTCCCTTCTCAAGTTGATTATAACAAAGGTAAATTGCTCAAAAATCtacgaaaaaaataaaatttgttttcagTGTCTATAAAATTGTGTTTGAACTTTGAAGGCTcacatttctttttttttttaataaaaatcaatgcaaaacattaaaaatatgatatttgagtatcaattattttatatttgataCTAATTTATAATTTCTGAATATTCAAACGTATATAACAAATACTAGTATTAATGacatatttttttccaaattaaaacattgaaaatatgatttaatatatgatatttgagtattaattgttttaaatctGTTACAAAAGATAAATTTTGAGtataaaattcaaataacattATTAATATCAACATTTGTTACACACATTTTGGTACTcgaaaatcatatattagtatcagATCTGAAATAATTTGTAGGACCGAATGCTTACCGccttaccaaaagttatagctagtagtaatggtgcaactcaaatcttttaaaccgtacaacagctcaagcatcacggttcgatcgctctaccaagtagggacaattattggACCCAACATGATTGGtactcaaatattatatattaatatcaatttttaatgtGTATTTCATCAGAAAAAAACATGTAAGTTCAGGGAGTGCAAACACATTTTAATGTGGATCAAGGAGTGCAAACACATAATTTTTCTGACAGAAACTGAATGCAAATTTAAGTTTGAATGttgagatttaaaatacatttatcCTTATAATAATGATTTAATATTGTTATATGTCAAAATTCCacttaattttatttaacaaaGTCATCTAAAGatgttaaaattaaaaagaaaaaacttTCAaactaaataataatataaaaaataatatcggAAGAAGTTGCATCTAACTTTCTATAATGCGACAAATAGttgattttcatttaataaaagACCCACAAAGCCAATAATGTAGCCGCCACCCCTCGTATTGATTATATTTTTCGTAGTTTACATCAAAGTATTTcatgttttaattttaatataaaaaagcAGTCCATATTTTATTCTCCTAAATATCaactttataaaatattaacaagatAAATTTATGCtaaaaaagataaattattaaaataaaatcatattatttACACATCAACACTAGTCTATGTCGCTAGTGCtaaaaaagataaattattaaaataaatttcatatTATTTACACATCAACACTAGTCTATGTCGCTAGTAAATCTTCATctcaataattaaatatatgtcCAATCTTTGTTATATCGATTTTTTTCTATAGTATCTGactaacccaaaaaaaaaaaacattctaTAGTCTTTGGACACACTTGTGTTTTTCCACAtgaaatttgatatcaaacattCAAAATTTAGAACAAATATATGACGTCAGAAAATCTTAACAAAATAAATGTATTATGTAAAATTTTAtagtaataatatgatgtatataatgttagtaatgtttaaataattatgtatataaaatcacaatattATAATAAGGTGTCAGAGACTTCTTTTATATAATACTCTTTTATATAATACTGTAACATTATACAAATATGtagataattattatataacacaataaaaatatataaacaatgAAATATTCACAccacgttattataatgagtTGTCATAGactctttttatataataacatgatattattcaaatatatatacaataaataaacattaacacaataaaattatataagcaGTGTAATAATATAACCACAACATGTTATTATAATGAAATGTCATGTactctttttatataataacatgatattatatattaaatatatacacaataaaaataaacaaacagtaaaataaatatatattttttaatattgtttcctttttcttgtgttttggagCTTAGAAAAATATGGATAACCGAATCTTCGAgtatcgtgctgataacgtgttaaaagtaaaaatttacagtaaaaaagtaaaaatctcaaactcacaaaatatattaaactacacactttataaaattttatctacTCAATTGTGTTCTTCGTCACAAAttgagagacctatttatataatttttttggaaataatcgaaaaataaatacatcattataTACACCATCatacactaattttcaatatttacaatttGTAAGGCCCGGTAATTAATTATCCAGTAATTTGTCATAATTAGAATatttattgagttgtaaattaaaataattatttatgccaaataaattttagaagtgtgttaaaaatatttattttagaatatcggagaatttaacgatataaaatacatatagaatTTAAATAACACATGAGAGCAAATAAATACAGACCGGGATAaatgggcttgagttactattttagtaaccaaatacacaagatatatatatatacacacacacatatacatacacataaCTTACGTGAAGTGAGAGAAgggagagaaaagaaagaagcTTTCCCCCAAACTCCATTCCCGTCACTTGTGTAGCGGCTGCGGGAAAATCGCGATACCTCCTCCGTCCGGCGTCGAAATCTCGATCGAACTGAAGCATCCTAAGCTTCGATTTAAGTCAAAAATCGCGAAGTTTGAGCAAGGATTCGGGTAGATCGAAGCTGCTGTTCCGGTGCTCTGTTTCTGCACGAATTCTTTCGATTTTTGGGTGAGAGTTTTTGGTTTGCTGCGATTTTTGTAGTTTGAATTTGTAGAAATGACCTAAATAAACTTTGTAGTGGTTTAAGTTTTCTGTTTATAGCCGCTGGAATCATCAAATTTCGAAAAGAAACGGATTTGTTATGAGTTTTTCTACCAAATGTGCCAAAATCGAATTCTGCAAGTGTGCTGTGCAGGACACCTACTGTAATTCGAGTTTTTGTCAATTATGTGCTCGGATTCTGGACTTGGGATTCAAATAAGAGTTGTAGAGCTATGTGTTGTCTTCATAATGAtataataatcgttaaattccattaagaattgagcAAGTTATGCTTGTTTTTCTGGAACTGCTCATTGTATGAGATTCTGTCCGCGAATTTGGAAGTAGCAGTGTGTTATTGAAAATTATGGGAATAATCTACTGAGATTCTGAAGATGGTTTCAACTAAAGAAACTTAGATAATTGAGTTATCTTTCATTTTCAATTggcggatattgatttgagttaatattGAGCGAGATACAAATTTTATGCTCTTTTGTGCCAAATCGGACATTGGTATGGAATATAATTAGGCTGAGAGTCTTGAAGAGAAGTTGATATTGGAGTTTCAagttggtataggtatgttacagctcggtaacatacgactgtaaaacataaattatgtttaattgtcattctgtgttaCATGGATCGTGTTTATGACTTGTTGATTGttgtaaattgttaaatgccttcgttgtgatctatgtttattattatgatatattattggcatttagcatcgggcatacagttatgacattcatgttgagcctatcgttcttgttagcccattgttgatatccgttgttatctggcactgttgtttatctcgggatcatagtgtggctgataggcctatacacatgagaccgtagatgtgattgaacaatcccatggttagtgcagccttttgaggtgagcgctgggattgtATCATCTAGTTCGTTCTGTTGTGTCATCCTGTTATagcgtatcagctgtatggagacCGAGTCAAgggtgttattcagcacagcttggcatacctcgcatacttggcagggcgatttagctgcatgacgatgtagctcccctgtgttgttgctcgagcattattccagttgttatcgtaccgtttgttggctcctgttataCCGATTATTTGTTGAGCTTTTCATGCATTGTATATTACAtttcattatatgattatgcatgatttattttattgttgttattgttgaactgtttcataccagaatcctaacctcagttgtttactgggggCCGGGGCTACTGTGGTTGCttttgggcaccatggtagatctcccgagtcgttttgcagcatcaggccggGTGTGAGAACCGAAAATATTACAATAATTAATATTGGGAAGAAATTTTATAAGCTAAGATCCTTTTATTGGAAATCCTTGTATGagagattttatttttgagaatcTTGATGATCAAgtcaacaatattcttatgaaggcatgcatattttcgaaattgggAGGATATATTGCAAAATTTGGGGAGATATCATGCAAGGCTAAAGGAATCAATGTATGGAGTtagcaaatttcgaaaatcaactAGATATTTTGCCTAAATATTGTATTGCCTAAGGATGTAATGTCATGCTAGAATAAGCCTCAAGAGGGGAAGCAAATCCTCCCCTCCTTTGCACCTCAATTTCGAACCATTAGATTAGGAGGGAGGAGAACTCGATTTGGTAGATAATCAGCAGCCATGGAAGGATATTTTTGAGCCAAAAATATGAGATTTAAGCCAATTTTGTGCAAGATTTGAGCACCATATTTAACACCCTTCCCTCCACCTATAAATACTTCACCACTCCCCCTCATTCTCACActcaaaaaaattcgaaaacccTTGCTGAGGCTCTCGAAATTCAGCATCCTCTCCTCAGCCGAAATCCACTCAAAGTCGTCCAAGGAAAATCGCGCCGAAGTGCCGCCGAAGTGAGGATCAAGGAGCGATCTATTTTCTAAGCCAATCATCCACGTTTTTAGCATCAAATATTCAGTAAGTGGGCTATTTTTAAACTTTAGCATCGAATTTATGCATACATGTGTtcgatttttacaagaaaaataaatagtcgAGTACAATCTTCTTTCTACTCTTTTCGTGTAATTGTCATACGATTTCAaaagcactgtgaggagtcgactgtatacGGGAGGGAATCACAACcacgacgtacccttacgcggtgggggacataaccgctatacggcctcgcccccttagaggagtaaaaattagggactgacgtcagtaaaccgtagAAGGTAGATGAGTCGCAGTGCTGTGTCGATGTTATACCTGGTTATGAAGTATGTATGCAAGTCATGTTTTATTctcgaaatttatgcatgttgtcttcattgtgctcgattttcccccatttactgagtattcccaaaatactcaccccccttacaacccttcccagataagcccgaagaagaactcgaggatgaggagtccgaacagttctggggatggtgaacgctcaaggaattcagtttaagttattattaagtagatttacgtttccgcattaaaacTATGTCGTCTTATTTATTTTGGTCACTGTAAAGACATtggttatttaatttgagaTATGAATCTTAGACTGGTTTCGGTTTAAACATTACtacaaaggcttgttgttttcaattgtgtggttgtaaacgatgccggtgtcaatcccgagtttcggggcgtgacatttaagtggtatcagagccgccaggttcatagtCCGGTTGGGAAAAatcgattttcaaaaaaaaaaaaaccctaaaaattTTCGGTGGAATTTTAACTCGAGGCTGATGCTACCCCCTCCGAAACGGCCCAACGAGCAAGGCTCACCACCCTAAAGTCGTGAGCACCACGCTGAAATCGCGAAAATCCTTCGTTTAGGCCTCCGAAACGTCgtttttgccgttttaggaaAGTTTTGTAACCCTTATAACTTTTCGTAGGAAACTCCGAATTCGATTCCGTCAACTGTTctggaatcctctcgacatatGCTTCGAACCCATATGTCTAATTccaaactttccatttttgaaaaaaaaattatatatttatttaaatttcgaaaatttcatatatatcGCATATTCTCACTTGTTATATACTGTCTACTTCGGATTCTGAGCATTTCCATTTTtgatttcaggaaatggctccaTCTACTCCCACGCGACCCCGTACTCGTGTCCAAGCTGCCCTTCGTTTGAAGGAGCTTGCCCTTCACTACCAGTCACGCCAGATTCGGCGACTTAGAGCCCGATTAAGTGAGAGGAGGAGTGAGGTCTAAACCTTAACCGCTGAGAAAGAAGAGATTCAGGTCCGCCTTAATCAGTCTATCTATCAGGGTGAACTAGTTAGGGGAGATAACATGGACCTACGGGACGTCATAGagcaatgcaaatatcaaaatggaAAGATACGAGAGGATGCGGAGCGCTGTCGCAAGGAACTTGAAGAGGAGAAACAGCAGAATGCCAAGGGTAAGAGGAGACTCGAAAATCTAAGTGAGGCGATAAGCTGCATTGCCAAAGTGAACCATCAGCTGACTCAACAGGGTGAAGCGCTGAAGAACAAGATCAAGGAGAATAAGAAGGGGTACGAACTACGCCACCAGAGCACCATAGATCTGTTGGACGAGGCAGAGGCGGATGTTCAAGAGTGGAAGGCGCAGGTGGCCCAGCTTAATGCAAAGAATGCCCAGCTTAATGAAGAGAACGCCCAGCTCACCCACATGGTGGAGATACTGCAAGAGGAAGAGCCGGAAGAAGAAGAGCCGATAGAGATCGATGAGCCCATAGCTGCCATAGGAGATGGAGAGATAGATGATTAGAGTTCCTTAGTTACCTTTCCTTATTACTAGGAGTTTATCCTTCCATTGTTGCTATTTTATTTTCAGTCAGCATGACTTATTTCCATTCAGTACGCTTTGTTCATTCAGTTGTTTCTTTAAAttcgaaaattaataaaatatgattattatttatctCAGTCGTGCATCTATATCCAAATTATGTTTGTTTATTTACTCAGTTGTTCCAGCATAACTTACCTATTCAATCTTGTCGATTTATACCACAAATTCTTAGAAGCGTTTGActtgtaggaaatggccggtAGACCACCAAGACAGAACCGCAACCCCCGTTATgctaacaacaacaacaacaacaacaacaacactAATGAAGAAGGCAACGGGCCTCCACCTCAGTTCAATCTCAATCAAGCAGACCTAATGGCCATAGCCACGATCGTGGCGACGACACTTCAGGGGTTAGTGAACCCCAATGCTAATCAGCAGCCCCCACCTCCACCACAGCATGGGGTCAAGTTTCATTACGAGTCACTGCGCAAGAACAGGTGCCCAACCTTCAGTGGCGCTGCCGACCCCGAAGTTAGCCAGAGTTGGCTAAAAAGCGTGGAAACTCAGTTGAGACTGTTGGAAGTCCCGAATGCACTAAAAGTGGACGTGATAGTGCCCTTCTTGGAAGACAAGGCAGCTAAATGGTGGGAAGCAGTCTCGCCAGCTATGACCGCTGTTGGACCAATCACATGGCGAATCTTCCGAGAAACGTTTCTGAAACACTACTACCCAGCAGAAGTCAGACTGCAGAAGCTaagtgaatttgaaaatttcagtcAGGCTCCAGACATGTCAGTGGTGGAATACACCTCTCAGTTCAATGCCCTCGGATCTTATGCTCCAGCAATCATGGCAGACGAagttctgaaattgcaacgcTTTAAGAAAGGGTTGAACAGCAGGATCCAGTCAGCTCTAGCGGTCTACCAACCTGCCAACTTTTCAGATTTGATGGGTGCGGCTATCCGAGCCGAGGCTGATATTCGTCGAAGAGAAGGGGAAAATAGGAACAAGCGAGCCCTTAACAGCCAACCTTCTCAAGGGAGACCAGTGTTCAAGAGGCCCAATCAGTCGGGTGGACCTCCCTCAGGGAAATTCCGCGCCACTAACTATCAAGGACTCAAGCCATGCTCAACATGTGGCTTCAAGCACTCCGGTGAATGTCGAAGGGCCAGCAGTGTATGCTTTGGATGTGGGAAAGCGGGGCACCGAATTGCAGAATGTCCTACCGCCGCCAACCGACCAGCAGGGCCAAATAGaggaactgggccaaatacgGGAGCAGGCCCTAGTAAACCAAAGGAGGACAAACCCAATGCTAGGATCTTTGCCATGACTCAGGAAGAGGCTGACGACGCAACTGAAGTCGTGTCAGGTCCATTCTAACTCAATCAGTGCCTGCTTACGCATTATTTGACTGTGACGCTACGCACTCCTTTATGTCAAAGAGGTTTGCTAAGAAATTAGGACGTAAGCCCGAT includes:
- the LOC142522834 gene encoding WAT1-related protein At3g28050-like produces the protein MALRQWPWIETSLPFVGMISAVSALAISMIISKMAMSEGTSFYTLSVYSNGLATLTLFPTAFLFHRSKVPPLSFPVLWRIFLLAMFGCFAEIGSYAGINYSSPTLGTALLNLVPAFTFILAIIFRMEEVDWRRISSIAKLGGTAISIAGAFVVTFYKGPALLNRPLSSGLHSQLYLSSEPNWVLGGVLLSSSAFFTASWCILQASILQMYPAEMFIVAFYCLFVTIQASLVSLIVQRDATSWKIETVVGLTAILYSAMINIAFRLYVTAWCICKRGPLFVSLFKPSTIIIVIFIGVVFMNDVFYLGSLVGALILTVGFYGVIWGKTKEGDTIRSTVLSDDRIPLLQEKILV